The nucleotide window CTCTGTAAGAGCGCTAATATCCCGGCAGTCAGCTCAGGGCGTGCACCTCTCAGGTCCCCCCGTAGGAGAGGCGTCCTAGGCGGCCCCTTGGTtcccagcctgccctgccccGCCTCCTTCCCCTCCTTGGCCATGGCCACCTCTGGACGCCTCAGCTTCACGGTGCGCAGTCTCCTGGATTTACCGGACCAGGACGCGCAGCACCTGCGGAGGCGGGAACCGGAGCGCCGTGCCGCTGGGCCCGGTCCCTGCGCCACCTGGCTAGAATCGGAGCGCGGCCACTACCCGTGTGAGTGAACGGAGGACGATTTGGGGGGTCGGGAAGCGGTGAGACGAGGACCCAAGCGGCCGGCCCTTGCGGAGCTGGGAAGTCAAACCCCAGCCCACAGTCTGGATTTCCTGCCTTGGAACAGGAGGCTCTGCCCTCCTCAAAGCCCTACGCCATGCGTCTCCCAGTTGGCACATCCTGAGAGCAGACCCCTGCCCTCGCACTAACGCCCAGGATTTGGGTTTCTGTTTCTAGGGttcagaatatttaaatatttaatttaagacACCGCCCTTAAATGCCTGAAAACACGGCTACGTTCTCCAGGCATCCGTCTGGGATGGGTAGCAATTGGCAAGTTTAGTTCCCCTGAATTCAGGGCTTTGCAAACCTGGGTAAACTGTAGTGCAGTCGACCTGTCTGCGGCCAGTGTTGGTTGGTAACACAGCTTGAGGGAAATTTGTCTGCCAGCGCAGCGAGCCGTGCAGACTTGTTTTTAGAGGGCTCTGGGCTGGGTTTCTTTAAGGGCGAGGCTCGGGTTGTGGTACAGATGAGGTCACTGAATTGGGAGAGAGGTAGGTGTCCAAATGTGGGCCCAAGGAAGGAAATGGCCTCACCCCAAAACCGCGGGTGAGTGGAAGTGGTGGCTCAAAAGACAGCTGGCCGCATTGGAGCCGGCGTCTCACCAGGCTGACTCTCCTTTGCCGTCCCTAGCTTCGGACGAGAGCAGCCCAGAGACCAGCCCTGCCGACTCGTCCCAGCGGCCGTCTGCTCGGCCTGCGTCTCCGGGCTCAGACGCCGAGAAGAGGAAGAAGCGGCGGGTGCTGTTCTCCAAGGCGCAGACGCTGGAGTTGGAGCGCCGCTTTCGGCAGCAGCGCTATCTGTCTGCGCCCGAGCGAGAGCAGCTGGCGCGCCTGCTGCGCCTCACTCCCACGCAGGTCAAAATCTGGTTCCAGAACCATCGCTACAAGCTGAAGCGCGCGCGCGCGCCAGGGGCCTCGGAGTCGCCGGACCTGGCAGCGTCTAGCGAGCTGCGGGCCGCGCCGGGTCTGCTGCGCCGCGTGATGGTGCCCGTGCTGGTGCGCGACGGGCAGCCGTGCGGCGGCAGCGGCGACATAGGCTCGATGTGTGCCCGGGACAAGAGGGGAGCGCCCCTGGCCACCGCCTGCCCTCTGCCGGGATACGCCGCCCTCGGGCCGGGCTCGGCGCTTGGCCTCTTCCCTGCCTACCAGCACTTAGCGCCCCCCGCCCTGGTCTCCTGGAACTGGTGAGGCAGCTGCGGGGCGCGGGCACCTGACCCGGGAGTGCGCTCTGCGGAAGGATGGGGGCTGGAGCCTGGGACCTTGAGCGCTCCTCGGGCCGCACCCCCGGCGCCGCGGTTCCTGTCCCGCTTTCACCTGCCTTCGCGCGGGGAACGTTTGCCGATTTCCCCTTCCCTCGACCGCCACAGCCCCAGAGCTAGATTTTATTGCTCAAAtcttgtatgtatatttttaaatagatatttgTATGAGAAgcaacttattttaaaagaaatagaatactTTTCCTCTTTGTGGTGCGAGAATTAAATGGGTTGGGTCCCCCGCGCGCCTGCCAGTGTCCCTATACTTCCCGGACCGGGGTTCGGGGAGCCAGTTCAGTTCTGGACGAGCTAAGTTAGGGCCTACCCCGGCTTGGGTCGAAGGGCAGATCTCAGTCCCACTTGGCTTCAGGAAGTAttagggaggggagagggtgcACTGTGCGGGGAGGGAGCAGAGACAACCCTGGGGTTTCCATCAGCGGAAGGTGGCTCTGGGCCCCAAGTGACGCGGAGGCCCCTCTGGTCCCAAAAGTCAGCTCAGTCGTCCACGACAAGATATAGTGAGCGTCTTAGTAGGGATTCGCCGAAGACTTGCCAGCGGGGCTGGGGGCCTAGCGCACATCCCGGGAGCCGCCGGGCCTGGATGCAGGCCATCAGTTTCCGGAATGCGGCAGCCGGGGCTCGGGGGCCAAAGAGAACGTGTAACCCCCAGTTAAGCCTAAGACTGCCTCGCTTGGCAGCTGTGATTCCTGCCTCCTCTTGGCGTCACACATTATTGAGGTCGGATGGGGAGGGAGTGACGCaatgaagaaagcaaaagggTGGTGAGGTATTATTACCCGCCTCAGGGCTGCCAACTGAAGGAGGATCGATTTGGAGAGCCCTGGTGGCCAGACGTAAGTGTGGGAGCCTCTGGTCCGGCTCACTTGACCGGCGGTCCGAATGCGTACTAGGCTCGGGGATCCAATGTTCTACCCCTCATGTTTGTAAAAATGCCTTTCGCCTGGGAGTATGCTAATTTGTAATTAATTTGCTAATTTGTTTGTAATATGCTTTCGCAGGGCTTGCTAAGCAGGTGGTTACCCTCTCAAAGAAGTGAGGGCCTCCCTCCTTGGCTGCAGGGAGACGAGCTTGAGGAGAGCAGTTTCAGGCATCAAACACAGGGAAGGGAGCAGAGCCCAACGAGGTCTGTGAGGAGTAGGCGTTGGGCTCGTTTGCGACCCTCACTTCTTGTCCCAGgacgaggaagaggaggaggtagGGTGGTTGAGGCGGTGTTATCACCTGGGATT belongs to Manis pentadactyla isolate mManPen7 chromosome 11, mManPen7.hap1, whole genome shotgun sequence and includes:
- the NKX2-8 gene encoding homeobox protein Nkx-2.8, which translates into the protein MATSGRLSFTVRSLLDLPDQDAQHLRRREPERRAAGPGPCATWLESERGHYPSSDESSPETSPADSSQRPSARPASPGSDAEKRKKRRVLFSKAQTLELERRFRQQRYLSAPEREQLARLLRLTPTQVKIWFQNHRYKLKRARAPGASESPDLAASSELRAAPGLLRRVMVPVLVRDGQPCGGSGDIGSMCARDKRGAPLATACPLPGYAALGPGSALGLFPAYQHLAPPALVSWNW